CGCGATTGACTTCGTTCCGGCTTCGGATGATATCGGCGGCAACGGGCCGGCGCGGACGCCCGTTCAGGCGGGACTTCCGCCCAAGTTCCGCTCCATCAGCCGCATTCTCGCGGCGCCCGGAGCGTTATCATGAATCCCGACCTCTACCAGACCCGCCCGTCGGACCTCAGCCTGACGGCGCTGTTCCTGAAATTCCTGCGCTTTGGCTTTCTCGCTTTCGGTGGCCCGGTCGCGCAGATCGCGATGATCCGGCAGGCGCTCATCGACGAGGAGCGCTGGATCGACCCGGCGCGTTTCAACCGCCTTCTCGCGGTGCTGCAAGTGCTGCCCGGGCCCGAAGCGCACGAGCTTTGCGTGCATCTGGGGATGGTCGCGCGCGGGCGGATTGGTGGCCTGCTCGCGGGGCTGGGGTTCATGCTGCCGGGGCTCGCGCTGATGCTGATCGCAGGCTGGCTCTATGTCGGCTGGGTCGCGGGCAAGGCCGGGCTCGCCGGCGTGTTGCTCGGCGTGCAGGTCGCGGTGCTCGCGATCATCCTGCGCGCCGTCGTGCGGATCGGCGAGCATATCGTCGAGGACCGGCACCTCGCATTCGTCGCCGCCGCGAGCCTGCTCGCGACGATTGCGGGCGTGCCCTTCTGGATTCCGCTTGTCGCCGGCGGGCTGGCCTATGCCGTTTCGCATCGTCCCGCGGCTGCGATCCTGATCGTGGTGGTAGCCCTCGGCTTGGCGACGACGATCCATCTGGCGCTGAGTCCAACTGATTCCGGGCCTGCCGCGATGG
This genomic interval from Sphingopyxis chilensis contains the following:
- the chrA gene encoding chromate efflux transporter, which encodes MNPDLYQTRPSDLSLTALFLKFLRFGFLAFGGPVAQIAMIRQALIDEERWIDPARFNRLLAVLQVLPGPEAHELCVHLGMVARGRIGGLLAGLGFMLPGLALMLIAGWLYVGWVAGKAGLAGVLLGVQVAVLAIILRAVVRIGEHIVEDRHLAFVAAASLLATIAGVPFWIPLVAGGLAYAVSHRPAAAILIVVVALGLATTIHLALSPTDSGPAAMAAVPVTLAALFVAGLKGGLLTFGGAYTAIPYVRADTVGRGWIGDGTFLDGIALAGVIPAPLVIFATFVGYVAGGASGALAITAGMFLPAFAFSLILFERLEAIVENPALHRLLSGVAAAVVGIIAATFVQLGQATAERVAEPWFAALLFAGALVVAWRVKGAWVTPVVVAGGAMAGWWGMTV